A stretch of Deinococcus roseus DNA encodes these proteins:
- a CDS encoding cation:proton antiporter, with translation MTRSKMFPIQLLFCVLLGGTAQAAGTSEVSDVLIQLFFLVLAASVGSWLFSRLGLPSVVGQVAAGVLIGPSVLNAVQDSLTLEALAEIGAIFLMFMVGLETRFKDLLNVGKEALLVAVLGIFFPMVGGYFFGLMQGHSNIESLFLATTLVATSVGITAKVLQEIGVLDRKFAQIILGAAVIDDILGLTILAVVSGLGKGGDISLLGVLTTLGLSVGFVVAVLALGIPLLRRFQKQLRNVPLASSFSLAVVVGLGLAALSGLAGLAPIIGAFLAGMVLSEVKDEYEFESKVHALEDFLAPVFFAMVGVKLELGLLGSPVVLMAGGVLSVLAVLSKWVGGFLGALSQGRKDAMLVGVGMVPRGEVGLIVAGIGLSYGIIQKEVFAQVLLMVMVTTLLAPIVLKVLVRPEARS, from the coding sequence ATGACCAGATCCAAAATGTTTCCCATCCAACTGCTGTTTTGCGTGCTGCTCGGTGGCACAGCCCAGGCAGCAGGAACCTCTGAAGTTTCAGATGTGCTGATTCAACTGTTCTTTCTGGTGCTGGCCGCCAGTGTGGGCAGCTGGCTGTTTTCCAGGCTGGGGTTGCCCAGTGTGGTGGGTCAGGTGGCTGCAGGGGTGCTCATCGGTCCCAGTGTGCTGAATGCCGTGCAGGACAGCCTGACCCTGGAAGCCCTCGCAGAAATTGGAGCAATTTTTCTGATGTTCATGGTGGGCCTGGAAACCCGTTTCAAAGACCTGCTGAATGTGGGCAAAGAAGCTTTGCTGGTGGCCGTGCTGGGGATTTTCTTTCCGATGGTGGGAGGGTACTTTTTCGGGCTGATGCAGGGACACAGCAACATCGAAAGCCTCTTTCTGGCCACCACACTGGTGGCCACCAGTGTGGGCATCACCGCCAAAGTGCTCCAGGAAATAGGTGTGCTGGACCGCAAATTCGCCCAGATCATCCTGGGGGCAGCCGTGATCGATGACATCCTGGGCCTCACCATCCTGGCCGTGGTCAGCGGTCTGGGCAAAGGCGGAGACATCTCGTTGCTGGGCGTGCTGACCACCCTGGGCCTGAGTGTGGGATTCGTGGTTGCGGTGCTGGCCCTGGGCATTCCCCTGCTGCGGCGTTTTCAGAAGCAGTTGAGAAATGTGCCCCTGGCAAGCAGTTTCAGTCTTGCTGTGGTGGTTGGGCTGGGTCTGGCTGCACTCTCTGGTCTGGCGGGTCTTGCCCCCATCATCGGGGCCTTTCTGGCGGGCATGGTGCTGTCCGAAGTCAAAGACGAATATGAATTTGAAAGCAAAGTGCACGCCCTGGAAGACTTTCTGGCCCCGGTTTTCTTTGCCATGGTGGGCGTGAAGCTGGAACTGGGTTTGCTGGGAAGTCCAGTGGTGCTGATGGCGGGCGGGGTCCTGTCTGTTCTGGCCGTCCTCAGCAAATGGGTGGGCGGATTCCTGGGAGCCCTTTCTCAGGGACGCAAAGATGCCATGCTGGTAGGGGTGGGCATGGTGCCCAGAGGGGAAGTGGGCCTGATTGTGGCGGGCATTGGACTGTCTTACGGCATCATCCAGAAGGAGGTTTTTGCACAGGTTCTTTTGATGGTGATGGTCACCACCTTGCTGGCCCCCATCGTGCTGAAAGTGCTGGTGCGTCCGGAGGCCAGAAGCTGA
- a CDS encoding NAD(P)-dependent alcohol dehydrogenase produces MKTAVLHSIRDVRIEERDIPQPQAGHVLVRIQKVGVCASDVHYFTHGRIGPFVVEAPLVLGHESMGVIEAVGEGVKGFAAGDRVTLEPGSPCRTCEYCKSGRYNLCPEMTFMATPPVNGAFTEYLEWPADFAFKVPDSISDDAAALIEPLAVGIWAARRGQVKSGDTVVVVGAGPIGCTTLQAAKAAGATTLIAIDLEDFRLDLARELGATHTINARHQNAQQVIQDLTSRGLPTSHSGADVVFETAGTLRTCQQSMLLARPGGVVVLVGLPPDPMVTLDLVAAAAREVDIRGLFRYANCYPVALALLEQGRINLDRLVTHRFALPQVQEALTFADEFKQQSMKVMVDVTP; encoded by the coding sequence ATGAAAACAGCCGTTCTGCACAGCATCCGTGACGTAAGGATCGAAGAGAGAGACATTCCCCAGCCCCAGGCAGGCCATGTGCTGGTGCGCATCCAGAAGGTGGGGGTGTGCGCTTCAGACGTACACTACTTCACCCACGGACGGATTGGCCCCTTTGTGGTGGAAGCCCCGCTGGTGCTGGGCCATGAATCCATGGGTGTCATTGAAGCAGTGGGGGAGGGCGTGAAAGGCTTTGCTGCCGGAGACCGGGTGACCCTGGAGCCAGGGTCACCCTGCCGCACCTGCGAATACTGCAAATCCGGGCGCTACAACCTCTGTCCCGAAATGACTTTCATGGCCACCCCGCCTGTCAATGGGGCCTTCACGGAATACCTGGAATGGCCCGCAGATTTTGCTTTTAAAGTTCCTGACAGCATCAGCGACGACGCTGCAGCCCTGATCGAACCGCTGGCAGTGGGCATCTGGGCGGCCCGCAGAGGACAGGTGAAAAGCGGAGACACCGTGGTGGTGGTGGGTGCAGGACCCATCGGATGCACCACCCTGCAAGCCGCAAAAGCTGCTGGAGCCACCACCCTCATTGCCATTGACCTGGAAGATTTCCGGCTGGATCTGGCCCGGGAACTGGGGGCCACCCACACCATCAACGCCAGACACCAGAATGCCCAGCAGGTGATTCAGGACCTCACCTCCAGAGGTTTGCCCACATCCCACAGTGGGGCAGATGTGGTGTTTGAAACGGCAGGCACCCTGCGCACCTGCCAGCAGAGCATGCTTTTGGCCCGGCCTGGAGGGGTGGTGGTGCTGGTGGGATTGCCCCCGGATCCCATGGTGACCCTGGATCTGGTGGCCGCTGCAGCCCGCGAAGTGGACATCCGGGGCCTTTTCAGGTATGCCAACTGCTACCCGGTGGCCCTGGCCTTGCTGGAGCAGGGCCGCATCAACCTGGACCGTCTGGTCACCCACCGTTTTGCTTTGCCACAGGTGCAGGAAGCCCTGACCTTTGCTGATGAATTCAAACAGCAGTCCATGAAGGTCATGGTGGATGTGACCCCTTGA
- a CDS encoding DUF1349 domain-containing protein — protein sequence MPTWLNAPLHWQETSDTLTIQTLPDTDFWQVTHYGFQRDSGHAYLQTVQGDFDYTLTFTGQYRDLYDQAGLMLRVNENLWLKAGIEYLEGVHQLSVVVTRDFSDWSVSPVPEALQSTTLKLSRRKEAITIEGGVNGGPLQLMRMLYFPEVPAVQIGPMCSSPTGQGFEVVFSGMDLQQV from the coding sequence ATGCCCACCTGGTTGAATGCACCACTGCACTGGCAAGAAACTTCAGACACCCTGACCATCCAGACCCTGCCAGACACCGATTTCTGGCAGGTCACCCATTATGGTTTCCAGCGCGATTCCGGGCACGCTTATTTGCAGACCGTGCAGGGAGACTTTGATTACACCCTCACCTTCACCGGACAGTACCGTGACCTCTACGATCAGGCAGGCCTGATGCTGCGGGTCAATGAAAACCTGTGGCTCAAAGCAGGCATTGAATATCTGGAAGGGGTGCACCAGCTCAGTGTGGTGGTCACCCGTGATTTTTCAGACTGGTCGGTGTCCCCGGTGCCAGAAGCCCTGCAGAGCACCACTTTAAAACTTTCCAGACGCAAAGAGGCCATCACCATTGAAGGGGGGGTCAATGGAGGGCCTTTGCAGCTGATGCGCATGCTGTACTTCCCGGAAGTCCCAGCCGTGCAAATTGGCCCCATGTGCTCCAGTCCCACTGGACAGGGTTTTGAGGTGGTTTTCAGCGGGATGGACCTGCAGCAGGTGTGA
- a CDS encoding lasso peptide biosynthesis B2 protein encodes MDDLTRALTCHDFESLPVTAWQNSNLAPYVFKHTSNQYRKGLLPHYAQALYRWKAQATELKPLLQAWNAVGIVPLLIKGAALALRHYTEPCERYFGDIDLVVDPGQIAQARELAASLGWVVLFDAERDQGFSNHEALGLMSPGKNIKLDVHHALLKHPARFAKRAEQLQQQLEPEMETFDWEGVQVRLLGLADMALVSLILHRAWYRDRWNLKRYDYLDLYRLKQAGLTREHLLERAEALGCRKTAELFLQRCDPYQQVLSLKVLTPEALKAWEAQVSEERGFTAQQAEQARKQKLFSMAPGMARDVLTGMGWVSQAAQVLQHQQSLQALCERIPLRSQPANLQEIHKARIGVLGASRVLSWLPRGKSGMCVLRSVAMLWWLRNAGIDAELVSGVRNAGGTLKGHAWIEYQGTVLAIIAEDSLSPLMYKVNYRSKGQQNAPHTPSAAAVQGGTATR; translated from the coding sequence TTGGACGACCTGACCCGTGCCCTGACCTGCCATGACTTTGAATCCCTGCCGGTGACCGCCTGGCAGAACAGCAACCTTGCGCCTTACGTGTTCAAGCACACCTCAAACCAGTACCGCAAAGGGTTGCTCCCCCACTATGCCCAGGCCCTCTACCGCTGGAAAGCCCAGGCCACCGAATTGAAGCCCCTGTTGCAGGCCTGGAATGCAGTGGGCATTGTGCCCCTCCTGATCAAAGGGGCAGCCCTGGCCCTCAGGCATTACACAGAACCCTGCGAGCGCTACTTTGGAGACATCGACCTGGTGGTGGACCCCGGACAGATTGCTCAGGCCAGGGAACTTGCCGCTTCTCTGGGCTGGGTGGTTTTGTTTGATGCAGAACGGGACCAGGGGTTCAGCAACCATGAAGCGCTGGGCCTGATGTCTCCGGGCAAGAACATCAAACTGGATGTGCACCACGCTTTGCTGAAGCACCCTGCCCGTTTTGCAAAACGGGCTGAACAGCTGCAGCAGCAACTTGAACCCGAAATGGAAACCTTTGACTGGGAAGGGGTGCAGGTCAGGCTGCTGGGTCTGGCAGACATGGCACTGGTGTCCCTGATCCTGCACCGGGCCTGGTACCGGGACCGCTGGAACCTCAAGCGTTATGATTACCTGGACCTCTACCGCCTGAAGCAGGCAGGCCTGACCCGCGAACACCTGCTGGAACGTGCCGAAGCATTGGGCTGCCGCAAAACTGCAGAACTGTTTTTGCAGCGCTGTGATCCTTACCAGCAGGTGCTTTCCCTGAAAGTCCTGACCCCTGAGGCCCTGAAAGCCTGGGAGGCGCAGGTTTCAGAGGAACGGGGTTTTACAGCCCAGCAAGCCGAGCAAGCACGCAAGCAAAAACTGTTCTCCATGGCTCCGGGCATGGCGCGGGACGTGCTGACAGGCATGGGATGGGTTTCGCAAGCAGCCCAGGTGTTGCAGCATCAGCAAAGCCTGCAGGCCCTGTGCGAACGCATTCCGTTGCGCAGCCAGCCTGCAAACCTGCAGGAAATTCACAAGGCCCGCATTGGGGTGCTGGGGGCTTCCCGTGTGCTGTCCTGGCTTCCCAGAGGGAAAAGTGGCATGTGTGTGCTGCGGTCGGTTGCCATGCTGTGGTGGCTCAGAAATGCCGGGATTGATGCCGAACTGGTCAGCGGGGTGCGCAATGCTGGCGGCACCCTCAAAGGCCACGCCTGGATTGAATACCAGGGCACGGTGCTGGCGATCATCGCAGAGGATTCCCTGTCTCCACTCATGTACAAAGTCAATTACCGTTCAAAAGGTCAGCAAAATGCACCTCATACCCCATCAGCAGCTGCCGTGCAGGGAGGGACAGCAACCCGTTGA
- a CDS encoding PqqD family protein — MYRPKQDILVTDLQEELVLLNPDTQDIYTLNLSGRLLWLALPATLDSLADLLMQHYELDPQTAQTDALEIVEALVSSGLVQHDP, encoded by the coding sequence ATGTACAGGCCCAAACAAGACATTCTGGTGACCGATCTGCAAGAAGAACTGGTCCTGCTCAACCCTGACACCCAGGACATCTACACCCTCAACCTCTCAGGCCGTTTGCTCTGGCTGGCCCTGCCTGCCACCCTGGACTCCCTGGCAGACCTGCTGATGCAGCATTACGAGCTGGACCCCCAGACGGCACAGACCGACGCCCTGGAAATTGTGGAAGCCCTGGTTTCTTCAGGGCTGGTCCAGCATGACCCCTGA
- a CDS encoding AAA family ATPase, whose product MTLTESNTLAERALDQLQKVILGKELQLKLALTCVLARGHLMIEDVPGVGKTTLAHALAATLGLDFARVQFTSDLLPSDVIGATVYERNEGTFRFHRGPIFTQVLLADEINRATPKTQSALLEAMEERQVSMDGQTHQLPEPFFVIATQNPVEQIGTFPLPESQLDRFLLTITLGYPDPRAERELLLGTDRRDLVRTLPAVLRADTLQDAQNRASQVHVAPALVDYVQALLKATRTHHEFQAGLSPRAALGLVAVSRAWAWLSGRSSVRPEDVQAVFPALATHRLVLRSTGTPHRESVLALLGATPIP is encoded by the coding sequence GTGACCCTGACCGAAAGCAACACCCTGGCTGAACGGGCGCTGGACCAATTGCAGAAAGTGATTCTGGGCAAAGAGCTGCAGCTCAAACTTGCCCTGACCTGCGTGCTGGCCCGTGGGCACCTGATGATTGAAGATGTTCCTGGAGTGGGGAAGACCACACTGGCCCATGCCCTGGCGGCCACCCTGGGGCTGGATTTTGCGCGGGTGCAATTCACCAGCGATTTGTTGCCCTCAGATGTGATTGGGGCCACGGTGTACGAGCGCAACGAAGGCACTTTTCGGTTTCACCGGGGTCCGATTTTCACCCAGGTGCTGCTGGCCGATGAAATCAACCGGGCCACCCCCAAGACCCAGAGTGCTCTCCTGGAAGCCATGGAAGAACGTCAGGTCAGCATGGACGGCCAGACCCACCAGTTGCCTGAACCGTTTTTTGTGATTGCCACCCAGAACCCTGTGGAGCAGATCGGTACCTTTCCGTTGCCCGAATCCCAGCTGGACCGTTTCCTGCTGACCATCACCCTGGGGTACCCAGATCCCCGTGCGGAACGGGAACTGTTGCTGGGAACCGACCGCAGAGACCTGGTGCGCACCCTGCCTGCGGTGCTGCGTGCAGACACCCTGCAAGACGCCCAGAACCGGGCCAGTCAGGTGCATGTGGCCCCTGCACTGGTGGATTATGTGCAGGCGTTGCTCAAGGCCACCCGCACCCACCATGAATTCCAGGCCGGTCTGAGCCCCCGTGCTGCCCTGGGTCTGGTGGCTGTGTCCAGGGCCTGGGCCTGGCTTTCTGGCCGTTCCAGTGTGCGCCCTGAGGATGTGCAGGCGGTGTTTCCTGCCCTGGCCACCCACCGTCTGGTGCTGAGGTCCACCGGAACGCCCCATAGGGAGTCGGTGCTGGCCTTGCTGGGAGCCACACCCATCCCATGA
- a CDS encoding DUF58 domain-containing protein: protein MKDRWLPRPTRFGWAYLGFVGITLLGCINYQLNTGYFLCFVMFAVWVVCLIEARSQLKGLELEFQGSAAVFVGQEVLLEVVVRNALPLVRENLWVQVGEVGQPLMVPAQGEARLQVLLKAARRGWMPAPAVRLQGSDPLGLFGVQESRAGEERVVLVYPALEENPPSWQTTGEATGMRARKAGQDEYQGLRLYQPGDTLRRVAWKRGELPDGNLLTKEFETHLDHSALFSFQQLPASLSTEQKLSRLAAWVVQAQRMGLHYRLTGPGLDAAGAGERHSQHCLTYLAEFPAEPARGTP from the coding sequence ATGAAAGACCGCTGGCTGCCCCGTCCCACCCGGTTTGGCTGGGCTTATCTGGGTTTTGTGGGGATCACCCTGCTGGGGTGCATCAATTACCAGCTCAACACCGGTTATTTTCTGTGCTTTGTGATGTTTGCAGTGTGGGTGGTCTGCCTGATCGAGGCGCGCAGTCAACTGAAGGGCCTGGAGTTGGAGTTTCAGGGCAGCGCGGCTGTTTTTGTGGGACAGGAAGTGCTGCTGGAAGTTGTGGTGCGCAATGCCCTCCCACTGGTGCGGGAAAACCTCTGGGTGCAGGTCGGCGAAGTGGGCCAGCCCCTCATGGTCCCTGCCCAGGGTGAAGCCCGTTTGCAGGTGCTGCTGAAGGCGGCCCGGCGGGGCTGGATGCCTGCGCCTGCTGTGCGCTTGCAGGGAAGTGACCCTCTGGGGCTTTTTGGGGTGCAAGAGTCACGGGCGGGTGAGGAGCGGGTGGTGCTGGTGTATCCTGCCCTGGAAGAAAATCCTCCATCCTGGCAGACAACCGGGGAAGCCACGGGAATGCGGGCCCGCAAAGCCGGGCAGGATGAATACCAGGGTTTGCGGCTGTATCAGCCAGGAGACACGTTGCGAAGGGTGGCCTGGAAGCGGGGTGAACTGCCCGATGGCAACCTGCTCACCAAGGAATTTGAAACCCATCTGGACCATTCGGCATTGTTTTCCTTCCAGCAATTGCCTGCCTCGCTCAGCACCGAACAGAAACTGTCCCGGCTGGCAGCCTGGGTGGTGCAGGCCCAGCGCATGGGGTTGCACTATCGCCTGACCGGGCCGGGTCTGGACGCTGCAGGTGCAGGTGAGCGCCACAGTCAGCACTGCCTGACCTATCTGGCTGAATTTCCGGCAGAACCCGCCAGAGGAACGCCATGA
- a CDS encoding transglutaminase TgpA family protein codes for MISSLPLTAGPLKTLMVALALVFAPYLLFLPPWLMGVALGLIGWRWLVVQRSWKLMPPLGMALVLVVAVAGVWGQFGTLMGRDGGTAILLVLMGMKLNESKNVRDALLLVLMGFFTLLSCYFFQQDVLITGYTLVIGVLLFGVAAHLRSHAFTLQQNLKRMAPLLWRALPLALVLFVVFPRSEGPLWAVPAQQNGKSGLADEISPGSISNVVRDSSVAFRVEFLDPPPAPEQLYWRGPVFEFFDGQDWKQQRLWGGSYQFPNTIPRGRTIRYRTTMEPHGKNWVLALDAFVGGSNRVQVTTNLQAVSRRPITLRQRFDLQSMPEAWMGRDEDPVRLQAELQLPAEGNPRTRTLAHSWTALDPEARMEAALDFFRNGGFKYTLTPPELSGPNMLDDLLFGTRQGFCEHFAGAFAFLMRAAGVPARVVGGYLGGHPNQNGGYYIVRQTDAHAWVEVWLEGKGWIRVDPTAAVAPTRLTQGLASSLQNADFLPAVARGENSWLTQLQLRLDSLQFLWDQWIIGYNLTQQQALVNLLGTLGTALVLVVLVAVAVFFLVYKRKPSVQHADDLQRVFERFVRRLSRPPEPAEPVGTYAVQMAAAHPEAADTILSIAELYQELRYGAAPSPEQRRAFQRQVQQFRLKP; via the coding sequence ATGATTTCTTCGTTGCCCCTGACCGCAGGGCCCCTGAAAACCCTGATGGTGGCCCTGGCCCTGGTGTTTGCCCCCTACTTGCTGTTTCTGCCTCCCTGGCTGATGGGTGTGGCACTGGGCCTCATTGGCTGGCGCTGGCTGGTGGTGCAACGGAGCTGGAAATTGATGCCTCCTCTGGGCATGGCGCTGGTGCTGGTGGTTGCTGTGGCTGGCGTGTGGGGACAGTTTGGCACCCTGATGGGTCGGGATGGGGGAACGGCCATCCTGCTGGTCCTGATGGGCATGAAGCTCAACGAAAGCAAGAATGTGCGGGACGCCCTGTTGCTGGTGTTGATGGGATTTTTCACCTTGCTGTCCTGTTATTTTTTTCAGCAAGACGTGCTGATCACAGGCTACACCCTGGTCATCGGGGTTCTGCTGTTTGGGGTGGCTGCCCACCTGAGGTCCCATGCCTTCACGTTGCAGCAAAACCTGAAACGCATGGCCCCGCTGCTGTGGCGGGCCTTGCCGCTGGCGTTGGTGTTGTTTGTGGTGTTCCCCCGTTCCGAAGGACCCCTGTGGGCTGTGCCTGCCCAGCAAAATGGGAAATCTGGCCTTGCAGATGAAATCAGTCCGGGAAGCATCAGTAATGTGGTGCGGGACAGTTCTGTGGCCTTTCGGGTGGAATTTCTGGATCCGCCTCCGGCCCCAGAACAGCTGTACTGGCGCGGACCGGTGTTTGAGTTTTTTGATGGTCAGGACTGGAAACAGCAACGCCTCTGGGGAGGCAGCTACCAGTTCCCCAACACCATTCCCAGAGGGAGAACCATCCGTTACCGCACCACCATGGAACCGCATGGAAAAAACTGGGTGCTGGCCCTGGATGCTTTTGTGGGCGGATCCAACCGGGTGCAGGTCACCACCAATTTGCAGGCCGTGTCGCGTCGGCCCATCACGCTGCGCCAGCGGTTTGATTTGCAATCCATGCCAGAAGCCTGGATGGGTCGGGATGAAGATCCTGTTCGCTTGCAGGCTGAGCTGCAACTCCCAGCAGAGGGCAACCCCAGAACCCGCACCCTGGCCCACAGCTGGACCGCACTGGACCCAGAAGCCCGCATGGAGGCAGCCCTGGATTTTTTCCGCAATGGAGGTTTCAAATACACCCTGACCCCTCCAGAGCTGTCTGGTCCCAACATGCTGGACGATTTGTTGTTTGGCACACGGCAGGGGTTCTGTGAGCATTTTGCAGGTGCATTTGCCTTCCTGATGCGTGCAGCCGGGGTTCCAGCACGGGTGGTGGGAGGCTATCTGGGCGGGCACCCCAACCAGAATGGAGGGTATTACATTGTGCGCCAGACAGACGCCCATGCCTGGGTGGAGGTGTGGCTGGAAGGCAAAGGCTGGATCCGGGTGGACCCCACTGCGGCCGTTGCACCCACCCGCCTGACGCAGGGACTGGCTTCCAGCCTGCAAAATGCTGATTTTTTGCCTGCAGTGGCCAGAGGAGAAAATTCCTGGTTGACCCAGTTGCAGCTGCGGCTGGACTCCCTGCAGTTCCTGTGGGACCAGTGGATCATCGGATACAACCTGACCCAGCAGCAGGCCCTGGTGAATTTGCTGGGCACCCTGGGCACCGCACTGGTGCTGGTTGTGCTGGTTGCTGTTGCTGTGTTTTTCCTGGTGTACAAAAGAAAACCCTCCGTGCAGCATGCAGACGATTTGCAGCGGGTCTTCGAGCGTTTTGTCCGTCGTTTGAGCAGGCCGCCTGAACCTGCAGAACCGGTCGGAACCTATGCCGTGCAGATGGCAGCGGCCCACCCGGAAGCGGCTGACACCATCCTCTCCATTGCCGAGCTGTATCAGGAATTGCGGTATGGGGCGGCCCCCTCACCAGAACAGCGCAGGGCTTTTCAGCGACAGGTGCAGCAGTTCCGACTGAAGCCCTGA